From Vidua macroura isolate BioBank_ID:100142 chromosome 5, ASM2450914v1, whole genome shotgun sequence, the proteins below share one genomic window:
- the SMIM30 gene encoding small integral membrane protein 30: MPSTKNTSKLFLILMSLLLVLPVAEALDTGDTIAFLLGLAVSVVGFCACLGLYARRRNGQQ, from the coding sequence ATGCCTTCAACCAAGAACACCTCAAAACTTTTCCTGATCCTCatgtcactgctgctggtgctACCAGTAGCTGAAGCCCTGGACACAGGAGATACCATTGCCTTCCTCCTAGGTCTCGCTGTCAGTGTTGTCGGATTCTGTGCCTGCCTTGGCTTGTATGCAAGGAGAAGGAATGGGCAGCAGTGA